From a single Leptidea sinapis chromosome 1, ilLepSina1.1, whole genome shotgun sequence genomic region:
- the LOC126969648 gene encoding ribosome biogenesis protein BRX1 homolog → MKVNKNKKEIIKKPNLKKIKKNKKEITKNQETRKDENMITLPSVRMSDDPAPKQVKWINRQRVLVFAARGINHSHRHLMEDIKKLMPHHKSESKMERSKNLYVVNEISEMKNCNKCLLFEGRKMRDLYLWMSNIPNGPSAKFLVENVYTMGELKMTGNCLRGSRPLLSFDPQFTKSAHYSLLKELLTQIFGVPKHHPKSQPFFDHVYTFMILDNRIWFRNYQILSEDGALAEIGPRFVLNPVKIFSGSFGGATLWENPKYLSPAKLRQAFSKKAANKYENRIEKKVRNEATKPETGYPDIEDSSFFKGDPLKKAENVVIKDEIDTESLKENEKENINQPMFSTNLKKSKSKPDMAIRRKQLKAQSKAISDKIKKRKQFQKKKPLKSK, encoded by the exons atgaaggttaacaaaaataagaaagaaattATAAAGAAACCTAATCTTAAAAAgattaagaaaaacaaaaaggAAATAACTAAGAATCAAGAAACACGAAAGGATGAAAATATGATAACATTACCCTCAGTACGAATGTCTGATGATCCGGCACCTAAACAG GTAAAGTGGATAAACAGACAACGAGTTTTAGTGTTTGCTGCTCGAGGTATCAACCATTCTCATCGTCACTTAATGGAggatataaaaaaactaatgcCTCACCACAAAAGTGAATCTAAAATGGAGAGGAGTAAAAATTTGTATGTTGTTAATGAAATATCTGAGatgaaaaattgtaataaatgtttGCTATTTGAAGGAAGAAAAATGAGAGATTTGTATCTTTGGATGTCTAATATTCCAAATGGACCTAGTGCAaaatttttagttgaaaatg TTTATACAATGGGTGAACTGAAAATGACAGGGAATTGTTTAAGAGGTTCCCGGCCTTTACTATCATTTGATCCACAGTTTACTAAAAGTGCACATTACTCTCTTCTCAAGGAATTACTGACTCAAATATTTGGGGTGCCAAAACACCATCCAAAAAGTCAACCATTCTTTGACCATGTATACACTTTCATGATACTAGACAATAGAATTTGGTTCAGAAACTATCAAATTCTATCAGAAGATGGTGCATTAGCAGAAATAGGGCCAAGATTTGTTTTGAATCct gTCAAAATTTTCTCTGGATCATTTGGTGGTGCTACTTTATGGGAGAACCCCAAATATTTGAGCCCCGCTAAACTTCGTCAAGCATTCTCCAAGAAAGCtgcaaataaatatgaaaatagaaTTGAGAAAAAGGTTCGTAATGAAGCAACTAAACCAGAAACTGGTTACCCTGATATTGAGGACTCATCCTTCTTCAAAGGAGATCCATTGAAGAAGGCAGAAAATGTTGTAATAAAAG atGAAATTGATACTGAATCATTGAAAGAAAATGAGAAGGAAAATATCAATCAACCAATGTTCAGtacaaatttaaagaaatctaAAAGTAAACCAGATATGGCTATAAGACGTAAACAACTTAAAGCTCAGAGTAAAGCAATTTctgataaaataaagaaaaggaAACAATTCCAGAAAAAGAAACCTTTAAAgtctaaataa
- the LOC126965014 gene encoding uncharacterized protein LOC126965014 produces the protein MPKTSKSGERMMVLKVKDFCEREKRNEAPHIPLRCVQARVAAITGISEKTVTKMTKEGKVAASTSTKLIWSVLKRRVAENNVGQEANKIVQITEEAFATITAEEWNKECEHIIKIEDQYYGDGPVIDSETERFIIEVGEDTDTSDDSDAEDNNMSDVDEHNYCKKL, from the exons ATGCCGAAAACATCAAAAAGTGGTGAAAGAATGATGGTGTTGAAAGTGAAAGACTTTTGTGAGCGTGAAAAACGTAACGAGGCCCCACATATTCCATTAAGATGTGTACAAGCTCGGGTCGCCGCCATTACAG GAATATCTGAAAAGACCGTGACGAAAATGACTAAAGAAGGTAAAGTGGCAGCTTCAACGTCGACTAAA CTTATATGGAGTGTGTTAAAAAGACGAGTTGCTGAAAATAACGTTGGCCAAGAAGCTAATAAAATAGTGCAAATTACTGAGGAAGCATTTGCAACTATTACTGCAGAGGAATGGAACAAAGAATGTGAGCACATCATAAAAATAGAAGACCAATACTACGGCGACGGCCCAGTAATAGATAGCGAAACGGAAAGATTTATAATCGAAGTAGGCGAAGATACTGATACTTCTGATGATAGCGATGCTgaagataataatatgtcagATGTAGATgaacataattattgtaaaaaattatga
- the LOC126969892 gene encoding 39S ribosomal protein L55, mitochondrial: MWKYIMNRTKSQVFQCVCTRDINNSVCSIAKIHREIYTRLYPTKVVLPNGASINIRYHEPRKIIKLPLDLSLLTEEEKKARLERRKPKRKVKITETIEDNYNAKKYLKYLKKK, encoded by the exons atgtggAAATATATCATGAATAGAACTAAATCGCAAGTTTTTCAGTGCGTTTGTACAAGagatattaataattctgtGTGTAGTATAGCTAAAATTCACAGAGAAATTTATACCAGATTGTATCCAACTAAAGTGGTTTTACCTAATGGAGCTTCCATTAATATTAGATATCATGAACCAAGAAAAATAATCAAG ttaccTCTGGACTTGTCTCTTCTAACAGAGGAAGAGAAAAAGGCTAGATTGGAGAGAAGAAAACCAAAGAGGAAAGTTAAAATTACTGAAACCATAGAAGATAATTACAAtgcaaagaaatatttaaaatatcttaaGAAAAAGTAA